A genomic region of Vibrio sp. 10N contains the following coding sequences:
- a CDS encoding DUF413 domain-containing protein: protein MSNVDFRLGKRPFYDNKRFRRGFAKSGDFTIAEEEILIRFGDTMNLLEGGELAPESDEERHFLQVVADEKQAESKLEKTWIKYVHLARDRKKFHTLNGKKAAAAESIDDESDYDNNNDDIGNDIVDDEPRADE from the coding sequence ATGTCTAATGTAGATTTTCGTCTAGGAAAGAGACCGTTCTACGACAACAAGCGGTTTCGACGTGGGTTTGCAAAATCCGGTGACTTTACCATTGCTGAAGAGGAGATATTGATCCGCTTCGGAGATACGATGAACTTACTTGAAGGTGGAGAGCTGGCACCTGAGTCGGACGAGGAGCGCCACTTCCTTCAAGTCGTCGCGGATGAAAAGCAAGCCGAGAGTAAGCTTGAGAAAACTTGGATCAAGTATGTCCACTTGGCGCGAGACCGAAAAAAATTCCATACTCTCAATGGGAAAAAAGCAGCCGCAGCTGAGTCTATCGACGATGAGTCTGATTACGACAATAACAATGACGATATTGGCAATGACATCGTCGATGACGAGCCACGCGCAGACGAATAA
- a CDS encoding methyl-accepting chemotaxis protein — MNKLTKKIILVVTLVMTLVTAIALSVQYVLTKQNVEADLAKVTEEIEQELQVILQEPVYVYDKALIASILEAYIKNDTISSIVVRDQNGKEMSQIRQQAAEFESRIDIEWDALPIGSVSLGFNSEQARNELDNLMLRSMLMFGTLYLVVIVSLGYIMDRLVVTPIKGMASSMNDIAAGGGDLTSRVQATSNDEVSDLAKAFNRFVETVQEIVIDTARTTDSLKQNGSAITAVRTSVSQQTENQLALTHESLSKIEQFNLATSEIAANTENTLFKSNDALSLGASSEQAITQNVSNVEDLSANLETAAERANALKNRSDDIGRVVEVIKAIAEQTNLLALNAAIEAARAGESGRGFAVVADEVRALASKTHDSTSEIESIIESLQQEATESFNATQESKQLVELTKVSSDEAQLALTKMIEAVTSINAMVDSVASACEEQSNVSNTVAGDMRELDSSAADMRSVNNELQTLAEAITLNTTELDSQIRRFRY, encoded by the coding sequence ATGAACAAACTGACCAAAAAAATTATTCTTGTGGTGACACTTGTCATGACGCTGGTGACAGCGATTGCCTTGTCTGTCCAATATGTATTGACCAAGCAAAATGTGGAAGCGGATTTAGCGAAGGTTACCGAAGAAATCGAGCAGGAGCTGCAAGTTATCTTGCAAGAGCCGGTGTATGTGTATGACAAAGCGCTGATTGCCAGCATTCTTGAGGCATACATCAAGAATGACACTATCTCGAGCATCGTGGTTCGCGACCAAAATGGCAAAGAGATGAGTCAAATTCGCCAGCAGGCGGCTGAGTTTGAATCTCGCATTGATATTGAGTGGGATGCTTTGCCAATTGGCTCGGTTTCACTTGGTTTTAATAGTGAGCAAGCGCGCAATGAGCTAGACAATTTGATGCTCCGCTCGATGTTAATGTTCGGTACCTTGTATTTAGTGGTTATCGTCTCTCTTGGGTACATTATGGATCGCCTAGTTGTGACGCCCATCAAGGGGATGGCCAGCAGCATGAATGATATTGCCGCGGGTGGCGGCGATCTAACATCGAGAGTACAAGCAACCTCAAACGATGAAGTGAGCGACTTAGCAAAAGCCTTCAATCGCTTTGTTGAAACAGTGCAGGAGATCGTCATCGATACGGCTCGAACGACAGACAGCTTAAAGCAGAATGGCTCGGCTATTACAGCCGTGCGCACTTCAGTAAGTCAGCAAACTGAAAATCAGTTGGCGCTCACTCATGAAAGCCTGAGCAAGATTGAGCAGTTTAATCTGGCGACGAGTGAAATTGCAGCCAACACAGAGAACACTCTGTTCAAATCAAATGATGCTCTTTCTCTTGGGGCTTCAAGCGAACAAGCGATTACGCAGAATGTCTCAAATGTCGAAGATCTGTCCGCTAACCTTGAGACTGCTGCCGAGCGCGCCAACGCGCTTAAGAACCGAAGTGACGACATCGGCCGCGTCGTTGAAGTGATTAAAGCGATTGCTGAGCAAACCAATCTTCTGGCTCTAAACGCTGCCATTGAAGCGGCGCGAGCAGGTGAAAGTGGCCGCGGATTTGCCGTTGTTGCTGATGAGGTTCGCGCGCTTGCAAGCAAGACTCACGACTCTACCAGCGAAATAGAATCCATTATTGAAAGCCTGCAACAAGAGGCAACCGAGTCGTTTAACGCGACTCAAGAATCTAAGCAATTGGTGGAACTCACCAAAGTGAGCTCAGATGAAGCGCAGCTTGCGCTGACTAAGATGATTGAGGCTGTGACTAGCATCAACGCTATGGTTGATTCTGTCGCGAGTGCTTGTGAAGAGCAGTCCAATGTGAGCAATACCGTTGCAGGGGATATGCGCGAGCTTGATTCTAGCGCAGCAGATATGCGCAGTGTTAACAATGAACTACAAACCTTGGCTGAGGCCATTACCTTGAATACGACCGAGTTGGATAGTCAGATCCGTCGTTTTAGGTACTAA
- a CDS encoding ABC transporter substrate-binding protein codes for MKKLLFATLCGVLSLSSVAQPLRLAGKPDDDKLHLTLLKEIISRSEQYSSIDFIYAKTGEPAGTRLLADLESGTLDVVWTATNQDLETRFDAIPFPIYRGMLGMRIGLVSTERTNKLATVNSVADLKRLSLCSGKTWADTEILEANGLSIAKSLKYPNIFDMLVAGNRCDAFMRGVMEPWAEVKSHPHLPLEVDGNVMLRYKMPYLLFVRKGNDALKQHLHDIMLEIHNEGLYETMFFADNEIKAALQQANLSERVVFELENPNVTAATKAIPEHFFFDPLAK; via the coding sequence ATGAAGAAGTTGCTATTCGCTACTTTGTGTGGGGTATTGTCGCTGTCGTCCGTTGCCCAGCCGCTAAGGCTTGCCGGTAAGCCTGACGACGATAAACTCCATTTAACCTTATTAAAAGAGATCATTTCTCGTTCCGAGCAGTACTCTTCCATCGATTTTATCTACGCCAAAACAGGCGAACCTGCAGGGACTCGATTACTCGCTGATTTAGAAAGCGGCACGTTAGATGTGGTGTGGACTGCGACCAATCAGGACCTTGAAACGCGCTTTGACGCGATTCCATTTCCCATTTATCGCGGCATGTTGGGCATGCGTATCGGATTGGTAAGCACAGAGCGAACCAATAAGTTAGCCACGGTTAACTCTGTTGCCGATCTAAAGCGCTTATCACTTTGTTCAGGCAAAACGTGGGCCGATACCGAGATACTGGAAGCGAATGGACTATCTATCGCAAAATCGCTCAAGTACCCAAATATTTTCGACATGCTGGTTGCTGGCAATCGCTGCGATGCTTTTATGCGCGGTGTGATGGAGCCTTGGGCTGAAGTGAAATCTCACCCGCACCTTCCATTGGAGGTAGATGGAAACGTGATGCTTCGCTACAAGATGCCTTACCTTCTGTTTGTGCGTAAAGGCAATGATGCATTAAAGCAGCATCTCCATGACATCATGCTCGAAATCCATAATGAAGGGCTCTACGAGACTATGTTCTTTGCGGACAATGAGATCAAAGCTGCATTGCAACAAGCAAATTTGAGTGAGCGCGTGGTATTTGAGTTGGAAAATCCAAACGTCACCGCTGCAACGAAAGCCATCCCTGAGCACTTTTTCTTTGACCCTTTAGCTAAGTAA
- a CDS encoding methylated-DNA--[protein]-cysteine S-methyltransferase, whose amino-acid sequence MKYYAVLDSELGPITVQVNDEGVLGIWFEQHTTRPDELGTHNPTHPLLVQTACELKQYFAGERQTFTLPLAPVGTEFQRKVWQALCAIPYGEAISYQELANRIGNPKAVRAVGTANGKNPLSIVVPCHRVVGKNGKLSGYAGGVERKLRLLNLESVML is encoded by the coding sequence ATGAAATATTACGCTGTGCTCGATAGTGAGCTAGGGCCGATCACAGTCCAAGTTAACGATGAAGGTGTATTGGGGATCTGGTTTGAGCAACATACGACTCGCCCTGATGAGCTGGGCACACACAACCCCACTCACCCTCTTTTAGTTCAAACAGCATGTGAACTCAAACAATACTTCGCTGGTGAGCGCCAAACGTTCACGTTACCACTTGCACCTGTTGGAACCGAATTTCAACGTAAAGTATGGCAAGCACTTTGCGCGATACCATATGGTGAAGCCATTAGTTATCAAGAGTTGGCTAATCGAATTGGTAATCCTAAAGCGGTGAGAGCTGTAGGAACGGCAAATGGAAAAAATCCGCTGTCTATTGTCGTCCCTTGCCATCGAGTCGTTGGCAAAAATGGCAAGCTGTCTGGGTATGCAGGGGGCGTTGAGCGAAAACTTAGATTGCTGAATTTAGAATCTGTAATGCTTTGA
- a CDS encoding DNA-3-methyladenine glycosylase 2 family protein, producing MTHEQYQRARLARDARFDGVFFVGVKTTGIFCRPICPANLPKEQNVSYFKHAHAALEAGYRPCLRCRPESAPNSWAWLGAETSFRRALTLIEQGALNQSSCEALSERLGISSRYLRQLFQTHLGIAPKKYAQYQQLMFAKQLLHHSQLSIADIGFACGFNSVRRFNDAFKKTLKLTPSQLRRSEGKVTARNEVYLAYRGAYDWPAMLSFFQKRAIRDVEYVTEQSYERYVDIDGTLGWFRLFADLEGKQSVRIEFELEQVTHLASLLSEIKRVFDLDTDINSVESHLRSVDEGLIIKPGLRLPGVRSLWEAGARAVLGQQVSVTAAVGQLNLLTETLDQRLSGQRVFPTAENVAGKDLSFLRMPESRKATLSRLANYLCEHPDDHPDNWLSIKGIGPWTVNYAKMRGLSSPDLLLSSDLIVKKHLINHSIVSAEHTAPWGSYATLHCWSHFS from the coding sequence ATGACCCATGAGCAGTACCAACGGGCTCGGCTAGCACGCGATGCGCGTTTTGACGGCGTGTTCTTTGTTGGCGTCAAAACAACAGGGATATTTTGCAGGCCGATATGTCCGGCTAATTTGCCCAAAGAGCAGAATGTGAGTTATTTCAAACACGCACACGCTGCGCTTGAAGCGGGTTATCGACCTTGTTTGCGCTGTCGTCCGGAGAGCGCCCCTAACTCATGGGCCTGGCTGGGTGCAGAGACGAGTTTTCGCCGTGCACTTACTCTTATTGAGCAAGGTGCCTTGAACCAATCGAGTTGTGAAGCGCTCAGTGAACGTTTAGGCATTAGTAGTCGCTATTTAAGGCAGTTATTTCAGACTCACCTCGGAATCGCCCCCAAAAAATATGCGCAATATCAGCAACTCATGTTCGCCAAACAGTTACTTCATCATAGTCAGCTATCAATCGCGGATATTGGCTTTGCGTGCGGATTTAATAGTGTGCGTCGTTTTAACGATGCGTTTAAAAAAACGTTAAAGTTAACGCCATCTCAACTGCGTCGCAGTGAGGGCAAAGTGACTGCTCGCAATGAGGTGTATTTAGCTTATCGCGGTGCTTATGATTGGCCCGCGATGTTGAGCTTTTTCCAAAAGCGCGCCATTCGTGATGTTGAGTATGTGACGGAGCAAAGCTATGAGCGCTACGTCGATATTGATGGAACGCTGGGCTGGTTCCGTTTGTTTGCCGATCTAGAGGGAAAGCAGTCAGTTAGAATAGAATTTGAGTTGGAACAGGTGACTCACCTTGCCAGTTTGTTGAGTGAAATCAAGCGTGTATTTGATCTTGATACTGATATTAACTCGGTCGAATCCCATCTGCGTTCGGTTGACGAAGGGCTTATTATAAAGCCTGGCCTTCGGTTACCGGGTGTACGATCATTGTGGGAAGCTGGGGCGAGAGCAGTGCTTGGACAGCAGGTGTCGGTAACAGCCGCCGTTGGTCAGCTCAATTTGCTGACGGAAACCCTAGATCAGCGCCTGTCTGGACAGCGAGTTTTTCCAACAGCCGAGAATGTAGCAGGCAAAGATCTCAGTTTCTTGCGCATGCCAGAAAGCCGAAAGGCGACTCTCTCTCGCTTAGCTAACTATCTTTGTGAACACCCTGATGACCATCCTGATAATTGGTTATCGATAAAAGGGATTGGGCCGTGGACCGTGAACTATGCCAAAATGCGGGGGCTGTCATCACCAGACTTATTGCTTAGCTCTGACTTAATCGTTAAAAAACATCTTATCAATCATAGTATAGTCAGTGCCGAACATACTGCGCCATGGGGCAGCTATGCCACACTGCACTGTTGGAGTCATTTTTCATGA
- a CDS encoding YfgJ family double zinc ribbon protein: protein MDHAAIQALTLACPTCKIEVKNEQGRTCTQCQVSFNKTPFCPDCDTKLDAMKACGNVSYYCNACRMPKSRTAIRWALTPT from the coding sequence ATGGATCACGCAGCGATTCAAGCACTGACGTTGGCTTGTCCAACATGCAAGATTGAAGTGAAAAATGAACAGGGTCGCACTTGCACTCAGTGCCAGGTGAGCTTCAATAAAACCCCATTTTGTCCGGATTGCGATACTAAGCTGGATGCTATGAAAGCGTGTGGCAACGTCAGCTATTATTGCAATGCTTGCAGAATGCCTAAATCGCGTACTGCGATTCGATGGGCGTTGACTCCCACTTAA
- a CDS encoding phospho-sugar mutase encodes MATAITQWLARDPDPKTRQELQQLIDSNNQQQLTDRFSARLAFGTAGLRGKVGAGPNRMNRLVIQETATGLGQYLLEQVDDADTRGVIVGYDGRIDSKQFAHDTACVLTAMGIKVYLTSQVAATPIVAFGVKKFNAAAAVVVTASHNPPEYNGFKVYWENGAQIIPPHDAGIASKIDQATIKPLALMPLEQASEQGLLKWLEEEYYQSYRSAMNGNLLLKRSNHTDVSIAYTAMHGVGAEMAETLLADAGFKRVASVAEQHEPDGTFPTVNFPNPEEAGAMDMVMALGKAHDADIACANDPDADRFAAAVKREDGKYQMLTGDQVGALFADYLLQSQPNALVGNTIVSSRLLSAIAKAHGAQYYQTLTGFKWLTNIAMEQQSEAYPFLFAYEEALGYTIGNQVWDKDGLSALVAFAQLTGELKAQGKTIWDKLEDLYRHHGFYCNAQRSIALDPNSPPIGDKLRKQPPTQIAGQKVTVTEDLKSSTRLLANGTTEHVNLPTSDVLIYILEDKSRVIVRPSGTEPKLKCYYEVISDFPETMSYEEASKTAEEKMNALIHAHQL; translated from the coding sequence ATGGCCACAGCAATCACCCAATGGTTAGCACGAGATCCGGATCCAAAAACTCGTCAAGAGCTTCAGCAACTTATCGATAGTAACAATCAACAACAGCTGACAGATAGATTCAGTGCCCGCCTAGCTTTTGGTACAGCAGGTCTCAGAGGTAAGGTCGGCGCCGGTCCAAATCGAATGAATCGACTCGTCATCCAAGAAACCGCAACAGGACTTGGGCAATATCTGCTTGAGCAAGTCGATGATGCGGACACGCGAGGTGTGATTGTCGGCTATGATGGTCGAATTGATTCAAAACAGTTTGCTCACGATACCGCCTGCGTACTCACCGCAATGGGTATTAAGGTCTATTTGACCAGCCAAGTCGCGGCAACGCCGATTGTCGCTTTTGGCGTGAAAAAATTTAACGCCGCCGCAGCGGTCGTCGTCACAGCGAGCCATAATCCGCCAGAATATAACGGTTTCAAAGTCTACTGGGAAAATGGTGCACAAATCATTCCGCCCCATGACGCTGGCATCGCAAGTAAAATTGACCAAGCCACCATCAAGCCACTCGCTTTAATGCCCTTAGAGCAAGCGAGCGAACAAGGCCTGCTGAAATGGCTAGAAGAGGAATACTACCAATCCTATCGCAGTGCCATGAATGGCAATCTATTGCTAAAACGTAGCAATCACACTGACGTTTCCATCGCCTACACCGCGATGCACGGTGTTGGCGCCGAGATGGCGGAAACCTTGCTCGCCGATGCCGGATTCAAGCGCGTCGCTAGCGTTGCGGAGCAGCACGAGCCTGATGGCACCTTCCCCACCGTCAACTTCCCAAATCCGGAAGAAGCTGGCGCCATGGATATGGTGATGGCGCTTGGCAAAGCGCATGACGCGGACATCGCCTGCGCGAATGACCCAGACGCTGATCGCTTCGCCGCCGCAGTAAAACGTGAGGATGGCAAGTATCAAATGCTAACTGGTGACCAAGTCGGTGCGCTGTTTGCCGACTACCTTCTGCAGAGTCAGCCTAATGCGTTGGTCGGCAATACGATTGTGTCTTCCAGACTATTAAGTGCGATAGCCAAAGCGCATGGCGCGCAATACTACCAAACACTCACCGGCTTTAAATGGCTCACCAACATCGCCATGGAGCAGCAAAGCGAAGCCTATCCGTTCCTATTCGCCTATGAGGAAGCACTAGGCTATACCATCGGAAATCAAGTGTGGGATAAAGATGGCCTATCGGCACTGGTTGCGTTTGCACAATTGACGGGTGAACTAAAGGCGCAGGGTAAAACCATCTGGGACAAGCTCGAAGACTTGTATCGACATCATGGCTTCTACTGCAATGCGCAGCGCAGCATTGCGCTCGACCCGAATTCGCCACCTATCGGTGACAAGTTACGGAAGCAACCACCAACCCAGATTGCAGGGCAAAAGGTCACCGTGACTGAGGATCTTAAGTCTTCAACACGCTTATTAGCCAACGGTACGACTGAGCACGTCAATTTACCTACCAGTGATGTACTTATTTACATCCTTGAGGATAAATCGCGTGTTATCGTGCGCCCTTCTGGCACCGAGCCTAAATTGAAGTGTTACTACGAAGTTATCAGTGACTTTCCTGAAACGATGAGTTACGAAGAAGCGAGTAAGACTGCGGAAGAAAAGATGAATGCATTAATCCATGCCCATCAACTATAA